One window of the Manihot esculenta cultivar AM560-2 chromosome 14, M.esculenta_v8, whole genome shotgun sequence genome contains the following:
- the LOC110600174 gene encoding uncharacterized protein LOC110600174 isoform X2 — MHSFLHSLFYIRDIIILDPAPATATMKILLFFHLLTTTMYFSSYNISISSPSVIFLKGRRSMREQRILPLHRNVQDKNKAFDEETKQMTIQEHVRVRAHQHLSNNDLDLVYHIDYQGVTTHPIPTPKHPKP, encoded by the exons ATGCATTCGTTCCTGCACAGCCTCTTTTATATCAGGGATATTATAATCCTTGATCCAGCTCCAGCTACAGCTACAATGAAAATTTTGCTTTTCTTCCATCTCCTTACAACTACTATGTATTTTTCTTCCTATAACATCTCCATTTCTTCTCCTTCCGTGATCTTTCTAAAAGGAAGGAGATCCATGAGAGAACAGCGAATATTGCCACTCCACAGAAATGTACAAGACAAAAACAAG GCTTTTGATGAGGAGACAAAGCAAATGACAATTCAAGAACATGTCAGAGTCAGAGCACATCAGCATCTCAGCAACAATGATTTAGATCTTGTTTACCACATTGACTACCAAGGCGTGACAACTCATCCTATTCCCACTCCAAAACATCCAAAACCATAG
- the LOC110600174 gene encoding uncharacterized protein LOC110600174 isoform X1, with the protein MHSFLHSLFYIRDIIILDPAPATATMKILLFFHLLTTTMYFSSYNISISSPSVIFLKGRRSMREQRILPLHRNVQDKNKVYSFLKAFDEETKQMTIQEHVRVRAHQHLSNNDLDLVYHIDYQGVTTHPIPTPKHPKP; encoded by the exons ATGCATTCGTTCCTGCACAGCCTCTTTTATATCAGGGATATTATAATCCTTGATCCAGCTCCAGCTACAGCTACAATGAAAATTTTGCTTTTCTTCCATCTCCTTACAACTACTATGTATTTTTCTTCCTATAACATCTCCATTTCTTCTCCTTCCGTGATCTTTCTAAAAGGAAGGAGATCCATGAGAGAACAGCGAATATTGCCACTCCACAGAAATGTACAAGACAAAAACAAGGTATATTCCTTCCTAAAG GCTTTTGATGAGGAGACAAAGCAAATGACAATTCAAGAACATGTCAGAGTCAGAGCACATCAGCATCTCAGCAACAATGATTTAGATCTTGTTTACCACATTGACTACCAAGGCGTGACAACTCATCCTATTCCCACTCCAAAACATCCAAAACCATAG